A stretch of Pogona vitticeps strain Pit_001003342236 chromosome 5, PviZW2.1, whole genome shotgun sequence DNA encodes these proteins:
- the CAPZA3 gene encoding F-actin-capping protein subunit alpha-3: protein MLGAFSKNHVLTTSFACLFQRQIMTSKEEDDLSTEEKINLICGLLQQAPPGEFRNVFEDLRLLVCDDHLMRHEAAQVCANHTRNNFTTVSIRGECSLVTRHNDVGGNRFFDPQSKVSFRFDHLTRRADKILHYQGARRDGVELWRETLNVTLENYVKKHFSSGNCRVYWKTLKSSPFFVVCIESHQYKHFWNALWKSEWTLAITPPVTQVTGSITLQIHYFRKANLHWTASHNIEESIYLINRTQFALDFEKLIESEDNKFQIGLVESLQVLSDEIWKMLRRRLPVTRTEIRWKKLLTS from the coding sequence ATGCTTGGTGCCTTTTCCAAAAACCACGTTTTGACCACATCTTTTGCTTGTTTATTCCAAAGACAGATCATGACATCTAAAGAAGAAGATGACCTCTctacagaagagaaaataaacttAATCTGTGGTTTGCTGCAACAGGCTCCACCAGGGGAATTCAGGAATGTTTTCGAAGATCTTCGTCTTCTGGTTTGTGACGATCATCTCATGAGGCATGAGGCTGCTCAGGTGTGTGCCAATCACACCAGGAACAACTTTACAACTGTGAGCATAAGAGGGGAATGTTCCTTAGTGACTCGGCACAATGATGTTGGAGGGAATCGGTTCTTTGATCCACAGAGCAAGGTTTCTTTCAGATTTGATCACCTAACAAGAAGAGCTGATAAAATTCTGCATTATCAAGGGGCCAGAAGAGATGGTGTAGAGTTATGGAGAGAAACCCTTAATGTCACTTTAGAAAACTATGTGAAAAAGCATTTCTCTTCAGGAAACTGTCGTGTTTACTGGAAGACCCTCAAAAGCAGCCCATTTTTTGTGGTGTGCATTGAAAGCCATCAGTATAAGCATTTCTGGAATGCTCTTTGGAAATCTGAATGGACCCTTGCTATTACTCCCCCAGTTACACAGGTCACTGGGAGTATTACTCTGCAGATACACTACTTCAGAAAAGCTAATCTCCATTGGACAGCAAGCCATAATATTGAGGAATCTATATACTTGATTAACCGGACTCAGTTTGCCTTGGATTTTGAGAAATTAATTGAATCTGAAGACAACAAATTTCAGATTGGCTTGGTGGAAAGCCTCCAGGTTTTATCAGATGAAATATGGAAAATGCTACGTAGACGACTCCCAGTCACTCGTACTGAAATCCGTTGGAAGAAACTGCTGACTTCTTAG